In Bacteroidia bacterium, one genomic interval encodes:
- a CDS encoding ABC transporter substrate-binding protein, with protein MRDYKPGLNYCLWKGTTGMVILLLWITIFSGCGQNSTENHKKTFYWNMHSGIRSLDPAFARAQFDIWGCNQLYNGLLQLDDSLQVVPAIARGYQVEDGGKLYRFHLRQDVRFHDSPVFPNGKGRRVVAADFVFSFNRLIDPALASPGAWIFNDKIIFDSTATPPTGSFTAINDSTLEIRLREPFPPFAGLLSMQYCSVIPHEAASFFGKDFRRNPVGTGPFRFGNWDEENMLVLKRNDHYFETENGQPLPYLDAVCISFMANRQNEFFAFLQHNLDLLSGIDPSFKDNLLTPQGKLRPQFEGEFVMEKIPFLNTEYFGILRDTNSPVLRNNPLRMRQVRQAINYGFDREKMMRYLRNNIGRPATAGMVPPGLPSFSAKAVEGYSYNPQKALRLLEEAGFPNGQGLPEIACFTNPTYMDIAVFIQRQLQDIGIRLKIETTPPSEHRQYMAEKKMPFFRASWIADYPDAENYLALFYSPFKAPAGPNYTHFGNPTFDSLYEASRLITNDSARYPLYHRMERLVMEDAPVVVLFYDEVIRLIGNDVRGLNRNALNLVSLKRVRKE; from the coding sequence ATGCGGGATTATAAACCGGGGCTAAATTACTGTTTATGGAAAGGGACGACCGGGATGGTTATCCTCTTGCTGTGGATAACTATATTCTCCGGATGTGGACAAAATTCCACAGAAAACCACAAGAAAACTTTTTACTGGAATATGCACAGCGGCATCCGCTCGCTGGATCCCGCTTTTGCCCGTGCCCAATTCGACATTTGGGGATGCAATCAACTTTATAACGGCCTTTTGCAACTTGATGACAGTTTGCAGGTGGTTCCGGCCATTGCACGTGGATATCAGGTAGAAGACGGTGGAAAACTTTACCGCTTTCACCTGCGGCAGGATGTCCGTTTTCATGACAGCCCCGTGTTCCCAAATGGAAAAGGCAGGCGCGTAGTGGCAGCCGATTTCGTATTCAGCTTCAACCGGCTCATTGATCCTGCGCTGGCTTCGCCCGGTGCCTGGATATTCAATGACAAGATCATCTTCGATTCCACTGCAACTCCGCCCACCGGGAGCTTTACGGCCATTAACGATTCCACGCTGGAAATACGACTGCGCGAACCGTTCCCGCCTTTTGCCGGATTGCTGTCAATGCAGTACTGCTCTGTAATTCCGCATGAAGCCGCCAGTTTTTTCGGAAAGGATTTCAGACGGAATCCTGTGGGAACTGGGCCGTTCAGGTTTGGCAACTGGGACGAAGAAAATATGCTGGTGCTGAAACGAAACGACCACTATTTTGAAACGGAAAACGGGCAGCCACTCCCCTACCTCGATGCTGTGTGCATCAGCTTTATGGCCAACCGGCAGAACGAGTTCTTCGCTTTCCTGCAACACAATCTCGACCTGCTCTCCGGCATTGATCCTTCTTTTAAAGACAACCTGCTGACGCCACAGGGAAAGCTGCGCCCGCAGTTCGAGGGTGAATTTGTGATGGAGAAAATCCCCTTCCTGAACACCGAATATTTTGGCATCCTCCGCGACACCAATAGCCCCGTATTGCGCAACAACCCGCTAAGGATGCGGCAGGTGCGCCAGGCCATCAATTATGGCTTCGACCGGGAAAAGATGATGCGCTACCTGCGCAACAATATTGGCCGTCCAGCTACGGCAGGCATGGTACCGCCCGGCCTGCCCTCCTTCAGCGCCAAAGCGGTGGAAGGATATTCATACAACCCGCAGAAAGCACTACGACTGCTTGAAGAAGCCGGATTCCCGAACGGGCAGGGGCTGCCGGAAATCGCCTGCTTTACCAATCCTACTTATATGGACATAGCCGTTTTCATCCAGCGCCAGTTGCAGGACATTGGCATACGCCTGAAGATAGAGACCACGCCTCCGTCCGAGCACCGGCAATACATGGCCGAAAAGAAAATGCCCTTTTTCCGTGCAAGCTGGATAGCCGACTACCCCGATGCCGAAAACTACCTGGCCCTTTTCTACAGCCCCTTCAAAGCCCCGGCAGGCCCCAACTACACCCACTTCGGCAACCCCACCTTCGACAGCCTATACGAAGCCTCCCGCCTCATCACCAACGACTCCGCCCGCTACCCCCTCTACCACCGCATGGAGCGCCTCGTAATGGAAGACGCCCCGGTAGTGGTACTATTCTATGATGAGGTAATCAGGCTCATTGGAAATGATGTGCGCGGTTTGAACCGGAATGCTTTAAATTTGGTGAGTTTAAAGCGGGTGAGGAAGGAGTGA
- a CDS encoding DUF3883 domain-containing protein translates to MQMIKKITPYFQVEDNYVKQFVIDIIPVDVNSGVYILTEEEQKVMYFQEYHLIANCNFLTFCQHHSIETENHLTSYFTKKGTAKFLVENDLNIFYGGIILDYLEYYPEYQKTLMLKYDKEIKIRKIAYEKVYSIVGRGAHRWYINLFEECFLSNQNTYLTAAGFEINNIEKILLASRTTIVRNIEKLKIHNIISCEIDGRNIHYLKFNLEFIPANWQSAPSLFSSAFYQDKSSTLHSFTCINSLLKPVKENKKREGNNSSKVNVSQDYIKITENNIKIGDKSEAAAYQYELDRLKDLGVENANDLVVLVSENSTLGYDILSCDLNGKKRFIEVKTVKQTGQYKRFYLTKNELEKSQTLDNYYIYIVIYSNDKPEVAMIHCKNIADSEYFLIRPTEYEVLINY, encoded by the coding sequence ATGCAGATGATTAAAAAAATAACTCCATACTTTCAAGTTGAAGATAATTATGTAAAACAATTTGTGATCGATATTATTCCAGTAGATGTCAACTCGGGAGTTTACATCCTAACCGAAGAAGAACAAAAGGTTATGTACTTCCAAGAATACCACTTAATTGCTAATTGTAACTTTCTTACATTCTGCCAGCACCACAGTATCGAAACCGAGAATCATTTAACATCATATTTTACCAAAAAGGGCACTGCTAAATTTTTAGTTGAAAATGATCTAAATATTTTCTATGGGGGAATCATTTTAGATTACCTTGAGTATTATCCAGAATACCAGAAAACTTTAATGCTAAAATACGATAAGGAAATAAAGATTAGGAAAATCGCCTATGAGAAAGTTTATTCAATTGTCGGAAGAGGTGCACACAGATGGTACATAAATCTGTTTGAAGAATGTTTCCTCAGTAACCAAAACACCTATTTAACAGCAGCTGGCTTTGAAATAAATAATATTGAGAAAATTCTCTTGGCATCAAGGACAACGATAGTGCGCAATATTGAAAAATTAAAAATCCACAATATTATTTCCTGCGAAATTGATGGCAGGAATATTCACTACTTAAAGTTCAACTTAGAATTTATCCCAGCCAATTGGCAATCGGCTCCTTCTCTTTTCTCATCAGCTTTTTATCAAGATAAATCATCAACCTTGCATAGTTTCACTTGCATTAACAGTCTATTAAAACCTGTAAAAGAAAATAAGAAACGAGAAGGAAATAATTCAAGTAAAGTAAATGTATCACAAGACTATATAAAAATCACTGAGAATAATATTAAAATAGGAGACAAATCAGAAGCAGCGGCTTATCAATACGAATTAGATAGATTAAAAGATTTAGGGGTCGAAAATGCTAATGACTTGGTTGTCTTAGTATCTGAAAACTCAACTTTGGGATATGATATACTCTCTTGTGATTTAAATGGCAAAAAAAGATTTATAGAAGTAAAGACAGTGAAGCAAACCGGACAGTACAAACGCTTTTACCTCACAAAAAATGAATTAGAAAAAAGTCAAACATTAGATAATTACTACATATATATAGTAATCTATAGCAATGACAAACCAGAAGTCGCAATGATTCATTGCAAGAATATTGCTGACTCGGAGTACTTCTTGATCAGGCCGACAGAATATGAAGTACTAATAAACTATTAA
- a CDS encoding PAS domain S-box protein codes for MNKTPGNNRFRTLLSYKLLDSPSEKEYDDICGLAALICQTPIAAISLVTDSVTFFKSRLGFEIAQIPAIQSFDSFAIQRPSEILFVENAPDDPRFSKNPLVAGASNVVCYMGVPLVSPEGDALGALSVMDRKPRKLDANQIEALKALARQVGQLFELRKGQLALSQSKTSVENGSKRLTNIAETARTATWEWNIETGEVQINDRWAEISGHTKEALLPMTIDTWKRMIHSEDRQLFDEKVKECLEKKAEHYQIKYRMIHKEGDTIWINDRGEISRWDEDGKPLSVAGTHSDISQQKITEHQFNTITNNIPGVVFRYQRYPDGHDNLQQVSNGALQLWGFSAEEVMRNNRVVWERYDERDLESHVKSIEESSLSLSFWQHEWRYRHPDGSLRWHKGSGNPSRLADNSIIWDSIILDITPQKEAEAQLTQTLKALQKRVNEQTCLLNISGLSQIDQSLEELLQMAVSFLPGGCQYSDITTAAIKYKGKIYKTAGHRKTKWQLQRTKQTFEGEILEITIAYKKERPAAFEGPFLKEEQQLLESVVDSLALNINQVLVRKANDIILNATEEGIYGIDKNGLCSFINPSAAKMLGFTPAECIGKNINNLIHQHNADEFYVKEERDVYLANQFRKGFQNSEDIFWRKDGSHFFVNYSSTPILENGKVEGAVVTFNDITARKNAETQLQLSEKRYRSLVENGADAIVILGPDGSNSYVSPSITKVLGYTEEEALQLNLFEVIHPDDREEVSIKMQEVMQNPGKTLEGVNARTRHKDGSWRWLEANVTNLLHDPAINGIVDNFRDVTEIIELHHLLENANQLAKLGGWELNLDNNIIYWSTITKQIHEVEEDYMPSLDESLRFYPNGVKEEVRNILSEISKTGGSFDFERSIITAKGNERWVKVIGNAEMHDGKCRRISGSLQDISRQKITEIELQTAFEEKNNILESIGDAFFAIDKDWTVTYWNKEAEKILFKKKQEIVGENLWKIFNDATETNSFTEYKRAMDTGETIHFEDHYPTTGQWFEVSAYPSEKGLSVYFKDVSIRKIAEKQFRQSNERFEKIAEATNDAIWDFNMVENELFWGKGFKTLFGHDPEVIKPSFELMISLIHPEDRQEVMEHIMAFTKDPEAINWFFEYRLKMNDGTYAFVIDRAIFIRDRKGKALRAVGAITDISYRKEHEDSLKKLNAKLEARARELVISNAELEQFAYVASHDLQEPLRMVSSFLTQLEKKYGETLDDKAKRYIHFAVDGARRMRQIILDLLEFSRVGKHEEEQETIRLNEVTDEVLKLLHREIKKCKATIHVSHLPEVYSFRTPLIHIFQNLISNAIKYVDPNELPVVRIMARSQGNEWLISVSDNGIGIGQEYFDKIFVIFQRLHIKEEYSGTGMGLAIVKKSVEGLGGQIWLNSEEGQGSTFYFTLPQNNGSVLTLPL; via the coding sequence ATGAACAAAACCCCGGGCAACAACAGGTTCCGGACCCTCCTGTCATATAAGCTCCTGGACTCCCCCTCCGAAAAAGAGTATGATGACATTTGCGGTCTGGCTGCACTTATTTGTCAAACTCCCATAGCCGCCATATCACTGGTTACGGATAGTGTAACATTTTTCAAATCACGGCTGGGCTTTGAAATAGCGCAAATTCCTGCGATTCAATCTTTCGACTCTTTTGCGATCCAGCGGCCATCAGAGATCCTGTTCGTAGAAAATGCCCCGGACGACCCGCGTTTCAGCAAAAATCCGCTTGTGGCGGGCGCATCCAACGTAGTTTGCTATATGGGAGTTCCGCTTGTTTCGCCAGAGGGAGATGCGCTGGGTGCACTGTCAGTGATGGATCGCAAACCCAGGAAATTGGACGCAAACCAAATTGAGGCGCTCAAGGCACTGGCACGCCAGGTAGGGCAGTTATTTGAACTGCGGAAAGGCCAGTTAGCACTCAGCCAAAGCAAAACGTCCGTGGAAAATGGATCCAAAAGGCTCACCAACATTGCAGAGACTGCACGCACGGCCACCTGGGAGTGGAATATTGAAACCGGAGAGGTACAAATAAATGATCGCTGGGCTGAAATTTCTGGGCATACCAAGGAGGCACTCCTTCCCATGACTATAGACACCTGGAAAAGAATGATTCACTCCGAAGACCGGCAACTTTTTGACGAAAAAGTAAAGGAGTGCTTAGAAAAAAAGGCTGAACATTACCAGATAAAATATCGCATGATCCATAAAGAAGGAGACACAATTTGGATCAACGATCGCGGAGAAATATCACGCTGGGACGAGGATGGAAAGCCGCTGAGTGTGGCAGGAACACATTCGGATATTTCTCAGCAAAAAATTACAGAGCATCAATTCAACACCATTACCAACAATATCCCTGGAGTGGTATTTCGCTATCAGCGCTACCCGGATGGCCATGACAACCTGCAGCAGGTGAGCAATGGCGCTTTGCAACTCTGGGGATTCTCTGCAGAGGAAGTGATGCGAAATAACAGGGTGGTGTGGGAGCGTTACGATGAACGTGATTTGGAGAGCCATGTCAAATCCATCGAAGAATCTAGCCTCAGCCTGAGTTTTTGGCAGCATGAATGGCGGTATCGCCATCCTGATGGTTCGCTCCGCTGGCATAAGGGTTCCGGAAACCCTTCCCGCCTTGCAGATAACAGCATTATCTGGGATTCTATCATCCTGGACATTACACCACAAAAAGAGGCAGAAGCGCAATTAACCCAAACATTAAAAGCCCTGCAAAAACGTGTAAATGAGCAAACCTGCCTGTTAAATATTTCCGGGTTAAGCCAGATTGACCAAAGCCTTGAAGAATTGCTTCAAATGGCCGTATCGTTTCTTCCCGGTGGTTGCCAATATTCAGATATTACAACAGCAGCTATAAAATATAAAGGAAAGATTTACAAAACAGCCGGACATAGAAAAACGAAATGGCAACTGCAGCGAACAAAACAAACTTTTGAAGGGGAAATACTGGAAATCACAATAGCCTACAAGAAAGAAAGGCCTGCTGCCTTCGAAGGGCCATTCCTGAAGGAAGAACAACAGTTGCTGGAAAGCGTTGTTGACAGCCTGGCACTTAACATCAACCAGGTATTAGTCAGAAAAGCCAATGATATTATTCTCAACGCAACAGAGGAAGGAATTTATGGTATTGATAAGAATGGCCTTTGCAGCTTCATAAATCCTTCTGCAGCAAAAATGCTGGGCTTTACACCGGCAGAATGTATAGGAAAAAATATCAATAACCTCATTCACCAGCACAACGCAGATGAATTTTATGTAAAAGAGGAACGTGATGTTTATCTGGCAAATCAGTTCCGGAAAGGCTTCCAGAATTCAGAAGATATATTTTGGCGCAAGGACGGCAGCCATTTTTTCGTAAACTACTCCTCCACCCCGATATTGGAGAACGGAAAAGTGGAGGGGGCAGTTGTAACTTTTAATGACATTACCGCCAGGAAAAACGCTGAAACGCAGTTGCAGCTTAGCGAAAAACGCTACAGGAGCTTGGTGGAAAATGGAGCTGATGCCATCGTGATATTAGGACCTGATGGCAGTAATTCCTACGTGTCGCCATCTATTACAAAGGTATTGGGATACACTGAGGAGGAGGCCCTGCAACTCAATTTATTTGAGGTTATCCATCCTGATGACCGGGAAGAGGTCTCAATAAAAATGCAGGAGGTAATGCAAAACCCCGGAAAAACACTGGAGGGAGTAAATGCACGGACCAGACACAAAGACGGCTCCTGGCGCTGGCTGGAAGCCAATGTAACCAATTTGCTCCACGACCCGGCTATCAATGGAATCGTGGATAATTTCAGGGATGTAACCGAAATTATTGAACTCCACCATCTCCTGGAAAATGCCAATCAACTCGCGAAACTGGGAGGCTGGGAGTTAAATTTAGACAATAACATTATTTACTGGTCCACCATCACCAAACAAATCCATGAAGTGGAGGAAGATTACATGCCTTCACTGGATGAAAGTTTAAGGTTCTATCCGAATGGCGTAAAAGAGGAAGTTCGCAACATCCTCTCAGAGATTTCTAAAACAGGTGGAAGCTTCGATTTTGAAAGGTCAATTATTACGGCAAAAGGAAATGAACGCTGGGTAAAGGTGATTGGCAATGCAGAGATGCATGATGGAAAGTGCCGAAGAATATCAGGAAGCTTGCAGGACATTAGCCGGCAAAAAATTACCGAGATTGAACTGCAAACGGCTTTTGAAGAAAAAAACAATATTCTGGAGAGCATTGGCGATGCATTCTTTGCAATAGATAAAGACTGGACGGTAACCTATTGGAATAAAGAAGCAGAAAAAATTCTCTTTAAAAAGAAACAAGAAATTGTAGGAGAAAATCTCTGGAAAATATTTAATGATGCCACCGAAACCAATTCTTTTACAGAATATAAGCGCGCTATGGATACCGGTGAAACCATTCATTTTGAAGACCACTATCCCACTACCGGCCAGTGGTTTGAGGTGAGTGCATATCCCTCTGAAAAAGGTTTGTCAGTTTATTTTAAAGACGTAAGCATCCGCAAAATTGCGGAGAAGCAATTCCGACAGTCCAATGAGCGTTTTGAGAAAATTGCCGAAGCCACCAATGATGCTATCTGGGATTTCAACATGGTAGAAAATGAGCTGTTTTGGGGCAAAGGATTTAAAACACTATTTGGACACGACCCGGAGGTGATTAAGCCAAGCTTTGAGCTGATGATAAGCCTGATACACCCGGAAGACAGGCAGGAGGTGATGGAACATATTATGGCATTCACAAAAGACCCGGAAGCCATAAACTGGTTCTTCGAATACCGGCTCAAAATGAATGATGGAACGTATGCTTTTGTAATTGACAGGGCCATTTTTATTAGAGACCGCAAGGGCAAGGCATTGAGGGCAGTAGGCGCAATAACTGATATTTCTTATCGCAAGGAACATGAGGATTCACTAAAAAAACTTAATGCAAAACTCGAAGCCAGGGCGCGTGAACTGGTAATTTCCAATGCAGAGCTTGAACAGTTTGCTTACGTAGCCTCGCACGACTTGCAGGAACCCTTGCGCATGGTGAGCAGCTTCCTCACTCAGTTAGAGAAAAAGTATGGCGAAACACTTGATGACAAAGCCAAAAGATATATACACTTTGCCGTGGACGGGGCCAGGCGCATGAGGCAGATCATCCTGGACTTGCTGGAATTTTCGAGAGTTGGCAAACATGAAGAGGAGCAAGAAACAATTCGCCTGAATGAGGTTACCGATGAAGTTTTAAAACTCCTCCACAGAGAAATTAAAAAATGCAAAGCCACCATTCATGTAAGTCATTTACCAGAGGTCTATTCATTTAGGACTCCTCTCATCCATATTTTTCAAAATCTTATCAGCAATGCCATTAAATATGTAGATCCAAATGAATTGCCGGTAGTCCGGATCATGGCCAGGTCTCAGGGCAACGAATGGCTCATTTCGGTGAGTGACAATGGCATTGGCATCGGGCAGGAATATTTTGACAAGATATTCGTCATTTTCCAGCGGCTCCATATCAAAGAAGAATACAGCGGCACCGGGATGGGCCTGGCAATCGTAAAAAAGAGCGTTGAAGGACTGGGCGGCCAGATTTGGTTAAATTCCGAAGAAGGGCAAGGAAGCACCTTTTATTTTACCCTCCCTCAAAATAACGGATCAGTACTTACTCTCCCTTTATGA
- a CDS encoding PAS domain S-box protein produces MQKDNSLYKILVVEDNPGDLLLVEDYLEEAIVAPVILTAQNFEEAHDVLTQDSGQIDAVLLDLTLPDLQGEPLIKEIISVAGETPIIILTGYTDLAFATRSISWGVSDYLLKDSLSSAMLYKSILYNIERNKYLVSLKESEQRYSDLFHLSPQPMWVYDVETLEFMDVNDAAVNQYGYSHQEFVNMTIKAIRPKSEIPKMEKGVEQVRANDKLFSQGQYLHKKKNGKLIIVEIRSNIIYYNGRKAEIVLASDVTDRHKQIQAIEEQNKKLREIAWTQSHKVRAPVARIMGLLEILTDKDNTPSENNELLRYLMDSAKELDNIIREIVSTSHKIDSPE; encoded by the coding sequence ATGCAAAAAGACAATAGTCTGTATAAAATTTTAGTAGTTGAGGATAATCCGGGCGATTTGCTCCTCGTAGAAGACTACCTGGAGGAAGCTATTGTGGCGCCCGTTATTTTAACTGCGCAAAATTTTGAAGAAGCACACGATGTATTAACGCAAGATTCAGGGCAAATTGATGCGGTGTTGCTCGATCTCACCTTACCTGATTTACAGGGAGAACCCCTCATAAAAGAAATCATATCAGTAGCCGGAGAAACACCGATTATTATTCTTACGGGATACACCGATCTGGCCTTTGCCACGCGTTCTATTTCCTGGGGCGTATCGGATTATCTGCTGAAGGACAGCCTCAGTTCCGCAATGCTTTATAAAAGTATTTTATATAATATAGAAAGGAACAAGTACCTGGTGAGCCTGAAGGAATCGGAGCAGCGCTACTCCGATCTGTTTCACCTAAGCCCGCAACCCATGTGGGTTTATGATGTGGAAACCCTGGAATTTATGGATGTAAATGATGCGGCAGTTAATCAATATGGTTATTCGCACCAGGAATTTGTAAACATGACCATCAAAGCCATCCGTCCCAAATCCGAAATACCCAAAATGGAGAAAGGAGTAGAACAGGTAAGGGCAAATGACAAGCTTTTCTCACAAGGACAATATTTACACAAAAAGAAAAACGGGAAGTTAATTATTGTGGAAATTCGCAGTAACATAATTTATTATAATGGACGGAAAGCTGAAATAGTACTGGCTTCAGACGTTACTGATCGCCACAAACAAATACAAGCCATAGAGGAACAAAATAAAAAGCTCCGGGAAATTGCCTGGACCCAATCCCACAAAGTACGTGCACCAGTGGCTCGCATCATGGGCCTGCTGGAGATTTTAACTGACAAGGACAATACACCAAGTGAAAATAATGAATTACTGCGATATTTAATGGATTCAGCAAAAGAACTGGATAACATCATCCGTGAAATTGTTTCAACTTCGCATAAAATAGATTCCCCGGAATAG
- a CDS encoding response regulator produces the protein MKSIHILLVEDNEGDIILTTEALEDSKIINTLSVVRNGKEALDYIFKQGEYANAPSPDLILLDINLPLKSGHEVLSKIKSTDAVMHFPVIMLTTSSSEKDVLMSYKHHANCYISKPVEIGQFLDAITSIENFWLNIVTLPSNAKRQ, from the coding sequence ATGAAATCTATTCATATCTTATTGGTAGAAGATAACGAGGGTGATATTATCCTCACTACAGAGGCCTTAGAGGACAGCAAAATCATTAATACGCTTAGCGTTGTAAGAAATGGAAAGGAGGCGCTCGATTATATTTTTAAGCAGGGAGAATATGCCAATGCACCAAGCCCTGACCTTATCCTGCTGGACATTAATCTGCCATTAAAAAGTGGCCATGAGGTTCTGAGTAAAATTAAAAGTACTGACGCTGTTATGCATTTTCCTGTCATTATGCTAACCACCTCTTCTTCAGAGAAAGACGTGCTCATGTCATATAAACACCATGCGAATTGCTACATCAGCAAACCTGTGGAAATAGGGCAATTTTTAGATGCCATTACAAGCATAGAAAACTTCTGGCTAAATATTGTAACATTACCGTCAAATGCAAAAAGACAATAG